In the Spirochaetia bacterium 38H-sp genome, GTATACTCGGATTGCCTATATCAAGCATATCGTATATATTTATCATATCTTTATCACAGGAGGCCAAAAATGGCATACGTGATATCAGACGACTGCGTTTCCTGCGGGGCATGCATGAGTGAGTGTCCTACTGACGC is a window encoding:
- a CDS encoding 4Fe-4S binding protein is translated as MYLSYLYHRRPKMAYVISDDCVSCGACMSECPTDAISEGTPYVIDAEKCIDCGSCAEVCPSEAISPGE